A genomic region of Vitis vinifera cultivar Pinot Noir 40024 chromosome 7, ASM3070453v1 contains the following coding sequences:
- the LOC100253440 gene encoding auxin-binding protein ABP19a: HYSCKTPAEVTADDFVYSGQLREPEYTSSIFNASINSASVHKFPVLNGLGVSVARADIAPGGVLPLHTHPGATEIILVARGAVTAGLISSDNAVYVKTVEEGDIMVFPQGLLRFLVNTGGTEALIWVSFGSPSPGLQVLNTALFGNNLDSELLEKITLLGDDEVQRLKGILGEYCI, translated from the coding sequence CATTACTCCTGCAAGACGCCTGCAGAAGTAACAGCTGATGATTTCGTGTATTCAGGCCAGCTGCGTGAGCCTGAATACACCTCAAGCATCTTCAATGCCTCCATCAACTCAGCATCTGTTCATAAGTTCCCAGTCTTGAATGGCCTTGGCGTCTCCGTGGCACGAGCAGACATAGCCCCTGGCGGTGTGCTTCCACTGCACACTCACCCCGGCGCTACAGAGATAATTCTTGTAGCCAGGGGCGCTGTCACTGCTGGTTTAATTTCTTCGGATAATGCCGTCTACGTGAAGACAGTCGAAGAGGGGGATATCATGGTTTTCCCTCAAGGGTTGCTGCGTTTCCTGGTGAATACTGGTGGGACAGAGGCACTTATTTGGGTTAGCTTCGGTAGCCCGAGCCCTGGCCTCCAAGTCCTTAACACTGCGCTGTTTGGCAATAACTTGGATTCTGAGTTGCTAGAGAAGATCACTCTTCTTGGTGATGATGAAGTGCAGAGACTCAAGGGTATTCTTGGTGAATACTGCATTTGA
- the LOC100854562 gene encoding cytokinin dehydrogenase 3: MAKSCPISSSFIIISVLIHFTLSIGLRRWPDVLPYELQSLDIASRLRVDPDATRMASRDFGRLVHPPNPAAVLYPSSIEDIASLVKFSYNRSSPFSIAARGQGHSLRGQAMASHGVVVEMRSLNNCSCGSGIRVTKNPIWGSYADVGGEQQWIDVLQATLKHGLAPVSWTDYLYLTIGGTLSNAGISGQTFRHGPQISNVYEMDVLTGKGELVTCSKDTNSELFFAVLGGLGQFGIIIRARIALKPAPKRVKWIQMLYDDFSTFSRDQEHLISINGLDYLEGSLLMQNSSPNNWRSSFSPSEYPRISSLISKNGIIYCLEVVKYYDELTSHTVDEELQELLKGLNFLPGFVFTKDVSLVDFLNRVHSEELNLRAKGLWDVPHPWLNLFVPGSRISDFNSGVFRDILPKINQTTGTFLIYPVIRNKWDDRTSAVIPDEDIFYTVGLLHSSGADDWEPLENQNKEILKFCDKAGIKIKRYLSRYTTKKDWMNHFGPKWRTFEDRKAQFDPKMILSPGQQIFNSV, encoded by the exons ATGGCTAAGAGTTGTCCAATCTCAAGCTCTTTCATTATCATCAGTGTTTTAATCCATTTTACATTAAGCATAGGGTTAAGACGATGGCCTGATGTGCTCCCATATGAACTCCAGTCCCTCGATATTGCGTCTCGACTCAGGGTGGATCCCGATGCCACTAGAATGGCCTCCAGGGATTTTGGTAGACTTGTTCATCCACCAAATCCAGCTGCAGTTCTTTATCCTTCTTCCATAGAAGATATTGCATCTCTAGTCAAGTTCTCTTATAATCGTTCCTCTCCTTTTAGTATAGCCGCCAGGGGCCAAGGCCATTCCCTCCGCGGACAAGCCATGGCTTCTCATGGGGTTGTGGTGGAGATGAGATCGTTAAATAACTGCAGCTGTGGAAGTGGAATCAGGGTTACTAAGAATCCGATATGGGGTTCCTATGCTGATGTCGGGGGTGAGCAGCAATGGATTGATGTACTGCAAGCTACGCTCAAACATGGACTTGCACCAGTGTCGTGGACTGACTATTTGTACCTAACAATTGGTGGTACACTCTCTAATGCCGGAATTAGCGGCCAGACATTCCGCCATGGTCCTCAGATCAGCAACGTCTATGAAATGGATGTTCTTACTG GTAAAGGGGAACTTGTGACTTGTTCCAAAGACACAAACTCCGAGCTGTTTTTTGCGGTTTTAGGAGGTCTCGGGCAGTTTGGGATTATAATAAGAGCAAGGATCGCTCTAAAACCGGCACCAAAAAGA GTAAAATGGATACAGATGCTTTACGATGACTTCTCCACATTTTCTAGAGACCAAGAACATTTGATTTCAATCAATGGACTGGACTATTTGGAAGGTTCACTCTTGATGCAAAATAGTTCTCCTAATAACTGGAGATCCTCTTTCTCACCCTCTGAATACCCGAGAATATCTTCACTAATATCCAAGAATGGCATCATCTACTGCCTTGAAGTGGTCAAGTATTACGATGAACTCACAAGCCATACAGTTGATGAG GAACTCCAGGAGCTGCTTAAAGGCTTGAATTTCCTTCCTGGTTTTGTTTTCACAAAAGATGTCTCCTTAGTAGATTTTCTAAACCGAGTTCATAGCGAAGAGCTAAATCTTCGAGCAAAAGGACTGTGGGATGTTCCTCATCCATGGCTGAATCTCTTTGTTCCGGGATCCCGTATCTCAGACTTCAACTCAGGTGTCTTCAGGGACATTCTCCCCAAAATAAACCAGACCACTGGAACATTCCTCATCTACCCAGTGATCCGAAACAA GTGGGATGATAGGACGTCTGCAGTTATACCAGATGAAGATATATTCTACACTGTAGGATTGTTGCATTCAAGTGGGGCTGATGACTGGGAACCCTTGGAgaatcaaaacaaagaaatactGAAGTTTTGTGATAAAGCTGGTATCAAGATTAAGCGGTACCTTTCCCGCTACACAACCAAGAAAGATTGGATGAATCATTTCGGCCCAAAATGGAGGACTTTTGAAGACAGGAAAGCTCAGTTTGatccaaaaatgatattatcacCTGGACAGCAAATTTTCAATTCCGTTTAA